The DNA window TGGTTATAACCGGTATCTGGGGAGAAAAATCCTTGAGTATTATTTCCTCCTCCCGCAAGTCATTAGAAAAGGAGTGATAGAGAGACTTCTCGCGAGGTTCAACGTGGGCAGCCAATATTATGGAAAAAGCCTCATCAAACAGATCAAACTCGTAATTGAACAGGCATGCAGGTTGGAAAATAACCGGCTTGATGTTTTACCTCAGATTTTTGATCGCTCTCTTAGGCGGAGACTTTTGGGTTGGGAGACAAATGTAACTGGTTATGAGGGATCCTTTGACCAGGTCAGGCAGTATGCCCTTTCGGGGAATCATCTTGATGCCATATCCCAGATGATGTGGACTGATCTTCATACCTATCTTCCTGATGACATACTGGTCAAGGTCGATCGGATGAGTATGGCACATTCTCTTGAAGTAAGATCGCCGTTCATGGATCACAGACTCGTGGAATTTGTGGCAAGGCTGCCTATCGAGCAGAAGCTAAACGGTTTGGCTACAAAATATCTCCTAAAGCGGACCATGAAGAACAAGCTTCCTCATCACATCATCCACAGGAAGAAACACGGATTCATGGTCCCCCTGGCAAGATGGTTCAAGAGAGATCTCAAGCCGTTGGTGCGTGAGCACCTGTTGGACCGAGAGGCGCCTTTCGATCGGGCAGTGGCAGAGGGATTCCTGAGCGAACACTGGAAGGGCAGGGCCGATCATTCTCACAAAATCTGGGCATTGTTGATGTACGCCTTGTGGAAAAACCGTGAACATTCTGGGTATTTACTACAAGCATAAGCCGGGCGGGTTTTGCAAGCGCTTGTATCGATCATACAAAGCTCTGGCAGAGGCCGGACACAAGGTGCATTATATCTCCACGGAGATATTGCCGGTTCGTCACAAAAATATCGTTGCGCACGTCATGAAGCTTCCCTTTAGAGATACAGACAGTATGTTCTTCTGGGTTGTTTTTACCGTGTGCGCTATGTTTCATGCCTGTTGCTTGTGCAGGCAACTAAACATAGGCATGGTGTTCGCTGTGGGTTCATACTACGCCTTTGTCAGTTGCCTCACCAAGATGCTCAACAAAACAACATTGATAACTTACATTCATGCCCGCGACACAGATTACTCTCTCGTGATCGGCAGGCCATTGTCTCTAGTCAAGTTGCAGGCACTGTACGAGCACCTATCTTTTTCGATTTCTGACGTTATTCTGACCATCAACAGCAGCATAAAAAAAGATTTGGAGCACAGATATCCTCACTCAAGGATTGAGGTTCTCCCCAACAACATAGAAGTATCGGAGATGTCGGGGTCGGATTTCAGGAAGGAAATCCGTGTCGCGGCTGGCACATTTCTCATTGCAACATCTGGCGTTTTTACCAAGGGTAAGAATATTGGCTTTTTGATCAGGACCTTTTCTCGGGCTCAACTTGAGAATGCCCTGTTGATCATTGTCGGGGATATCTCCACACGGGATCTTTTCGAAAAGCAAAAGCTGGAGGCCCTGGCAGAGAATCTGGGAATCCCTGATCGGGTCATCTTTACGGGATGGAGAGCAGATGGGTGCGATGTTATTAGATCCATAGATCTTTTTGTGCTGCCCTCCGTGAGTGAAGGATGTCCCCTTTCCCTGCTTGAGGCATTGGGACTCGGGGTGCCTTGTCTGGGAAGTCGCATTCCTGAGATCAAAGAGATCCTGCACTATGAGGAACTTCTGTTTGATTCCAAAGATAGAGAAGAACTGAGTCAAAAGCTTGTATCGTCAAAGAAAGAGGAGAAATTGGTTCTGTGGCGGAAATTATGTGAAAAGCGACGCCTCGTTTACACCTTTGATTGGGACAAGAGGTTCATAGAGACTTTGAGACATGTAGGTGTGGCGGTTTGAGGAAATGAAGTCAGAAGCAGATGCCGTGTATATTTGCCCCACGGACTCCAGGGTAGAGTTGCACAGATTTTTCAACCTTCTGTGGGCTCTGGTCACGCGTGAATTAAAAGGGCGCTATCGCCGGTCACTCCTCGGGCCTGCGTGGGCAGTTTTTCAGCCACTATTCTACATGGTTATCTTTACTTTTTTGCGAGGGGTTCTTGATATTTCCAGCGAAGGTGTGCCTTACGTGATCTTTACTTACAGCGCCTTGGTGCCGTGGACCTTTTTTTCTAACTCGGTTATTCGGTGTGGCCCCAGTATCTCATCCAATGCCGGAGTCCTAAAAAAAATTGCCATTTCCCGCGAGGTATTCCCCCTCGCTGGCGTGGTCACCTCGCTCGTTGATTTCTTTATTTCGTCTCTTATTCTGGTTGGGATGATGATCTGGTTTCGAGTCCCCATAGGGATTTGCATACTCTGGCTGCCAGTTCTGGTGCTGCTAGTAGGCCTTTTGGCTTTGGGTATTGGATTCGGAGTGGCCGCTGTAGGCACATACAGACATGATGTTCTCTTCGCCATGCCGCTTTTGATGCAGTTCTGGCTACTGGTAACGCCTATTATGTATCCCATCGGCAAGGTGCCTGAGCGGTGGCAATTCCTTTACAGCCTCAACCCCATGGTCGGGATCATTGAAGGATTCAGGACGACTATTGTCAAGGGCATGGCGCCAGATCTTGGGCTTTTGTTCATCTCGTTGCTCGGCGTTGTGGTGGTTTGGGCAACAGGGTGGCTCCTTTTTCGTCACATGTCCCAATACTTCGCGGATGTGCTGTAGTCATGAACGATGTTACTATTCGAATTGATGGGCTCTGGAAGCGTTATGGGCTTCCCGTGCCTGCCGTGATGAGAAAGGGCATCAACTGGTTTCACGCAATCCGCAATCCGCAATCCGCAATCCGAAACACAGATGACGGTCCTTGGGCGCTCCGAGACATCAGCCTTCAGGTGAAGGCTGGCGAGACTCTCGGCATCATTGGACGCAATGGCGCAGGCAAATCCACCCTACTGAAGGTGTTAGCCGGGGTCACCCCCCCCACAACTGGGAGGATAGAGGTCCGGGGTCGGCTATTCGCCATGATTGAACTCAATGCCGGCCTCCACAAAGAACTGACGGGGCGCGAAAATGTTCGACTGCTGGGAGCTGTCATGGGGCTTGGTCGGAATGAAATCGAGGCGAAGATGGCCGAAATCGTGGATTTTTGCGAATTGGGTGAGTGGTTTGACCGTCCTGTCAGGAAGTATTCCAGTGGAATGCTCGCTCGCCTAGGGTTTGCCGTGGCTGTGAGTGTGGATGCGGAGATCCTGCTGGTCGATGAAGTGCTAGCTGTAGGAGATTTGGGTTTCCAAAGAAAATGTTACAGACGCTTTGAAGAACTGAGAAAAGAGGGGGCCGCCACATTGTTTGTTTCACACAACATGAGACAAGTCGAGCGGATTTGCGACCAAGTGCTTTTCCTCGACAATGGCCACCCTGTAGAGATGGGTTCTCCCGGAAGAGTCTGCCTCCGCTATTACAGAATGAGTGCTTCGGACGGCATGAGATCGGAGCATCGGGCATTGTCGGAAGTGGCAACGTGGGAGAGTTCTGGCGAACTGGAGATCAAAGCCGTGGAGATTATGGATCAGGAGAAGCGATCAGTCCAGTTGGTGAGGACCCTCGATTCTATACGTATCCGAGTCCATTTCAACGCCGAGGAACGGATCGTTAGGCCCGTAATCGGTGTCACCGTGCTTACAAGCGATATGATCAAGCTGTTAGGTATGGGCACAGGACACAACTATCAACTGCCAGTCTGTCTAGAAGGCAACGGCTTTTTTGAACTCTTTATCCCTAATCTCAGTCTTCTCCCGGGGGTCTACTCGGTGGGTATCACTGTGAAGTCGCAAGACTCGCGAAAGATATATTCCGGCCAGAACTTGGCGAATTTCTCTGTCGAACACTCGATCGTAAACAAGAACTCATTTGGGATGGTGCATACTGATTCAGAATGGAAGTTTTCGGAAGGTTCATTCCGGACACATATTGGCGAGTCACAAAGACATAGGGTAGGAGACCCCAGTGAGAAGGGATAGGAATACGGGCAGCAACGAGTACAGCGTTTGTGGAGCCTACCATGCTGAATTGAGGATGCCACCCACGTGGCTCCCAAGATACTTCAGGAGACTTCACATTGTTCAGGAAGTCCTATCTGCACACCTCCCTGAAGAAGCCTCCATTATTGATGTCGGTGGAGGAGAGGGAGCCCTGGTCGAAGGGCTGGTGGAACGCGGATTCAAGAACATTGTCGGAGTCGATCCATATGCGCCCTTTTCCAATGGGAGAATGGTGAAAGGGGATATTCTTGCTTTGCCTTTTCATGGCGCGGCCTTTGATGCAGTAATATGCCTTGACGTTCTTGAACATGTCCCGCTCCATCTCCAGCTCAATGCAGCTCGTAGCCTGGAACGACTCCTGAAGCCAGGCGGCTTTGCTCTGGTCTCGGTTCCGAATATGGCCCATCTAAAGTCGCGCATAGACTTTCTGTTTAAAGGGCAACCTTGGCGAAACAAGCTTCGGAAACATCCTGGTGAACTTACCATGCTGGAAAGGCTGCAGGTTTTGAGGGAGGCGGGTCTTCTTCTGGCTGACAGCGTGGGACTACATCTTACGTTAAGCTACAACCCGACTCCCAAAGGCCCTCTTGGCAGACTGATCTCCTCCATCATGTTCAGCGTGGCCATGCCGCCGGCCCTGTGTTGGACCGTAGTCCTTCTAGTTTACAAAAAGCCGAGACCTCAATGGATAGGAAACATTCCTGCAAGGAGCAGAAAGTGGAGTCCCTTGAGGGCGGCCCTGAAGAGCTACGCTCCTCCAAAGGAGGACCCGACATCATTTCTAACATAGAGTATTGCCTGTGGACGGGACGGTTTTGGCAATGTTCCTTATGAGGCAACATGGCAAGTAAAAAATCGATTAGATCGGCGAACAGGGTTGGCTTTGCCGTTGGCACTGGCCGTTGTGGCACCACATTTCTTTCAAGAGTGATTGAGTTAGAGCCAGATGTGGCCCACGCCCATGAACGAAATCGGCTGAACGAGAGCTTTCATCGGTACTGCAAGTGGTATGGACTGCCCGTGGACGATGAGGGTTTCCTGCACACGAAGGGAAAAGAGATAGAGGCGGATCTGAAAGAGAAAATCTTTTCTTTTGAAGCCAGTGCCCACCTGTCTCTGTCTGTCGAAGAACTCCACAGCCGATTTGCAGCGAAGTTCGTCCTTTTGGTGAGAAGCCCGGAAAAGGTGGTGAATTCATACCTTCGCAAAGGCTGGTACCGTGAACCGATATTCAGGTCGAATCTGCATCAGGCTCTCGGGTATCAGGAGTGTGATAGATTTCAGCACTTCCTGGGGCGAATCGTGCCCTCTGGGGAAGCCTTCAAAATATGGACAGAAATGACTCGTGTGGGAAAGCTCTCTTGGTTCTGGAACGTCCTTAACGAAAGGGTTCTTCAACAATTTGCGGCAATACCCGAATCGCAATGGCGTGTGGTAAAACTGGAGGAACTGAGTTACAGGACCTATCTGGACATAGCTGCGTTTCTTGGCTTTGAGAGCAGGATGGGCGCGGAAGCTTATGAAAACGTAGCGCGAGCAAGGCCAAATGCGTTGCCTGGCGGCAGAAGTATTACCGATTGGACGGAGGCGGAAAAGAGGGAATTTGAAATGTCCGTTGCCCCCATGGCTGGAAGGCTGGGCTACGAATTCCGAGTCGACACACTTCTCAAGGAGAAAGAAAAACAAAGACCTCGAAATCAAGATCTTGAGAAGAAGGAGGGTACCATCGCGGTCACCGGGACCGCCCCGGGACCGGAGATAATAACGATAGTCATTCGCAGCTGTGGCGAGCGCACTGAAAAGGCTTGTTTTCGCTCCCTTGCACAACAGGTCCCTGAACAAAACATAGTTGTCATCAGGGAGTATCCCTTTGCAAAGGCGTTAGCCGAGACATTTAAGATAGGCCTGGAAAGGGGGCGTCCATGGACCCTTTGCGTGGATGCCGATGTACTGCTTCGAAAGGGGGCGGTAAGAGAATTCCTGCGCGCAGCAGCCCAATCGGACGAAAAGACCTTCGAGATACAATATAATGTCTTGGACAAATTTTTCGGAGGTCCAAAGCCGGCTGGGAACCATCTTTACAGAACGCGTCTGCTTCGTCAGGCTCTCGACTTCATTCCAGAAGACACTGTGACCATGCGGCCGGAGACTTCTGTCATCAAGGCCATGGGAGAATTGGGATTTCCTTGGGTTCAGGAGGCCACAGCCATCGGCTTGCATGACTACGAACAGTATTACAGAGACATTTATCGAAAAGCACTCGTTCACGCATGCAAGCACAGAAAACACGTCTCCCATTTAAGGGCCTTCTGGCGCAACCAGCCCAGAGAGGACAGAGATTTCCAGGTGGCACTGTGGGGGCTTCAGGCTGGGCTTGTTCATCACCAAAGGGTTACGTTGGACGCGAGGATGTTTCGCGAGGATGTGGATATACTTCTGAATCTCAAAGGTTGGCAGGAAAAAGGGGAGCTCTTGGGGGACCGAAAATTGGACTTGGAAGTAGGGGAGTTCATGGATGCTTTTGATCCTCCCGAGGCGTATTGGGCCTGGAAGAGACTTGTGAGCGAGGTTGGGTCAAAGGGTAAATGTGAACAATGGGGATCCGAGCTCAGCGCGGTGTTGGACAGGACTGGGTGGTTGAGGATCTTGCCATGGCTTGCCGGTTGGGGCATGGCCCGCGTGGGTCGGGCAATCCAAAGGTGGATAGAAGGGTAGAGATGGCCGTGACCTGCGTGGAGGTTGAAAGAAATCATGTGGTTTGAGAAGAAGATATGTTTCTGTGTTGGACTTCAAAGGTCAGGGACAACCGCCCTCTCGCGTTTTTTACTGTCTCAACCGGGAGTCACACAACCCGACACAGTCGATAAGAGGAAGGCTAATCGTGAATGCTGGGGTGCTTTTGAAGTAACTACGCAACGGAAGGGGACCGACGTAGGATAACCGCAAGACCTTTCCTTTTGGCAAAGGTCTGAAAGCAAGCTCCGCGTGTACTCCTTTATGCGGCCCGGGAAGGTGCTTTTTGTAAAAACGCTTAAGAACTGTGTCCGCATACTGGCTCTAAGACAAATCTTCCCGGAGGCGAAAATACTCTTCCTATATCGGGATCCGAGAGCGATTTTGAAATCATGGTGGCAGGCAAAAGGCTATCATCACCTTACGTCTGGTTACCACCGTCATCCTTACTATGCCAAACAGTCAGATGGCAAATTCTATTGGCAGCCGCCACCTCTGGAAGGAGAAGACCTTGCGGGATACTCCTATGACGAGATAGTTGCTCGGGCTGACGCTGCGACGGAAGGGCCATGGTGGAATACATACGAGTCTTTTTTGCCATCGGGTTTTGCAGCTCAAGGGCGCTTTGGAATATCATCTGGACAATTCGGTACTGCTTCGTGGTGACCATTACATGAAGATAGCCTATGAAGACCTTTGTGAAAACGCGGTGAGTGTTCTCACACGGATGTTTGAGTTTATGGGAGTCTCGTGGACGGGGGACGATACACGTGCGAAGTAGTTCTTCTCAAGTCGAAACTACAAATACAAGGCGCTGCCCGAACAGATGCGTGAATTTGCTGAACAGGAACTAAGAGAAGTGGGTCTTCGCCTGGGTTACGAATGGTGAGCAGTCGGCCTGACAAAAGAGGGGATACGCCCCTACGGAAGAAGATCTGTGTTCCCATGCCCTATCGACCAGAAGGCGGTCGGCACACCTTTGTGGCCAATCTTAAGAGGTATCTGAAAGAGAAAAACATCCCTTACACGGAGGACATGGAGGATCGCTATGATGTTTTGTTCACCAATTCATGGGTTGTGCCGTACGAAGAAATAAAGCGAGTGAAGGCGAGGCGACCTCAGCTGCGGGTGGTGCACCGCGTCGATGGGTCTGCTCAAGACTATGGACGATTTGACGATGCAGATCACCTTCAGGCTCGGGTGAATATGTTAGCCGATGTCACTATTTTTCAAAGTGTGTATTCGAAATACAGCACAACAAACAAGTTCACCGTCGTTCAAGGAGATGGCCCCATCATCTATAATCCGGTTGACGTGGACGTGTTCTGTCCTGATGGTCCGTTCTATCCCCTGAAAGGCGAGACGAAAGTCTGCAATGCCGCGTTTAGCATGAATCCGAAAAAGGGTACTTGGAAAATCGGCGAGTTGGCCCAGAAGAATCCTGATGTCTTTTTCGTACTATGTGGACATTATCCAAACTTGCCGCGATTGCCAAACATTCAGTCTTTGGGCCATCTAGAGAGATCGGAACTGGCGGCTGCCATGCGGTCTTGTGACATCTTCCTGCATTTGGCAGAGAATGACCCCTGTCCGAATGTTGTTTTGGAGGCAATGGCAAGCGGGTTGCCGGTCCTGTATAAGGACAGTGGTGGGACGCCAGAACTTGTGGGCGAGTGCGGAGTCATATTTTCAGACCATGGTTTCCGCCAGCAGCTTGTGATGATCGTGGCAGAGCGGAAAAAGCTATCCACAGCTGCACGGGAGAGGGCGGTCCGAGAATTCTCGCCTCATCGGATTTTTCCCCAATATCTTGAA is part of the Deltaproteobacteria bacterium genome and encodes:
- a CDS encoding ABC transporter permease produces the protein MKSEADAVYICPTDSRVELHRFFNLLWALVTRELKGRYRRSLLGPAWAVFQPLFYMVIFTFLRGVLDISSEGVPYVIFTYSALVPWTFFSNSVIRCGPSISSNAGVLKKIAISREVFPLAGVVTSLVDFFISSLILVGMMIWFRVPIGICILWLPVLVLLVGLLALGIGFGVAAVGTYRHDVLFAMPLLMQFWLLVTPIMYPIGKVPERWQFLYSLNPMVGIIEGFRTTIVKGMAPDLGLLFISLLGVVVVWATGWLLFRHMSQYFADVL
- a CDS encoding glycosyltransferase family 4 protein, coding for MNILGIYYKHKPGGFCKRLYRSYKALAEAGHKVHYISTEILPVRHKNIVAHVMKLPFRDTDSMFFWVVFTVCAMFHACCLCRQLNIGMVFAVGSYYAFVSCLTKMLNKTTLITYIHARDTDYSLVIGRPLSLVKLQALYEHLSFSISDVILTINSSIKKDLEHRYPHSRIEVLPNNIEVSEMSGSDFRKEIRVAAGTFLIATSGVFTKGKNIGFLIRTFSRAQLENALLIIVGDISTRDLFEKQKLEALAENLGIPDRVIFTGWRADGCDVIRSIDLFVLPSVSEGCPLSLLEALGLGVPCLGSRIPEIKEILHYEELLFDSKDREELSQKLVSSKKEEKLVLWRKLCEKRRLVYTFDWDKRFIETLRHVGVAV
- a CDS encoding ABC transporter ATP-binding protein codes for the protein MNDVTIRIDGLWKRYGLPVPAVMRKGINWFHAIRNPQSAIRNTDDGPWALRDISLQVKAGETLGIIGRNGAGKSTLLKVLAGVTPPTTGRIEVRGRLFAMIELNAGLHKELTGRENVRLLGAVMGLGRNEIEAKMAEIVDFCELGEWFDRPVRKYSSGMLARLGFAVAVSVDAEILLVDEVLAVGDLGFQRKCYRRFEELRKEGAATLFVSHNMRQVERICDQVLFLDNGHPVEMGSPGRVCLRYYRMSASDGMRSEHRALSEVATWESSGELEIKAVEIMDQEKRSVQLVRTLDSIRIRVHFNAEERIVRPVIGVTVLTSDMIKLLGMGTGHNYQLPVCLEGNGFFELFIPNLSLLPGVYSVGITVKSQDSRKIYSGQNLANFSVEHSIVNKNSFGMVHTDSEWKFSEGSFRTHIGESQRHRVGDPSEKG
- a CDS encoding methyltransferase domain-containing protein; this encodes MRRDRNTGSNEYSVCGAYHAELRMPPTWLPRYFRRLHIVQEVLSAHLPEEASIIDVGGGEGALVEGLVERGFKNIVGVDPYAPFSNGRMVKGDILALPFHGAAFDAVICLDVLEHVPLHLQLNAARSLERLLKPGGFALVSVPNMAHLKSRIDFLFKGQPWRNKLRKHPGELTMLERLQVLREAGLLLADSVGLHLTLSYNPTPKGPLGRLISSIMFSVAMPPALCWTVVLLVYKKPRPQWIGNIPARSRKWSPLRAALKSYAPPKEDPTSFLT
- a CDS encoding glycosyltransferase family 4 protein, translated to MPYRPEGGRHTFVANLKRYLKEKNIPYTEDMEDRYDVLFTNSWVVPYEEIKRVKARRPQLRVVHRVDGSAQDYGRFDDADHLQARVNMLADVTIFQSVYSKYSTTNKFTVVQGDGPIIYNPVDVDVFCPDGPFYPLKGETKVCNAAFSMNPKKGTWKIGELAQKNPDVFFVLCGHYPNLPRLPNIQSLGHLERSELAAAMRSCDIFLHLAENDPCPNVVLEAMASGLPVLYKDSGGTPELVGECGVIFSDHGFRQQLVMIVAERKKLSTAARERAVREFSPHRIFPQYLEAMLEAKRHPVPTRAMLLRLYLKGYPVVKSPLEEISQYARVMVRPLLRLLHGILKR
- a CDS encoding sulfotransferase translates to MYSFMRPGKVLFVKTLKNCVRILALRQIFPEAKILFLYRDPRAILKSWWQAKGYHHLTSGYHRHPYYAKQSDGKFYWQPPPLEGEDLAGYSYDEIVARADAATEGPWWNTYESFLPSGFAAQGRFGISSGQFGTASW